CACCAAGGTGCAGTAGGGCTAGAAGTACTAGACAGGCTTTTTGCTCATACCATGCGATATTATATACTATTGGAAGTTGATTGATATCTTCAAGATCAAATACTTCTTTTAACTTTAATGCAATTACTGCTAGTGAGTATGAATCATTACACTGTCCTGCATCTAATACTCTTGGAATTCCCCCGATGTCACCTAGGTCTAGCTTGTTGTATCTGTACTTGGCACACCCTGCGGTTAATATTACAGTATCTTCAGGTAGTGACTTTGCAAAATCAGTATAATAATCCCTTGAGTTATGTCTTCCATCACAGCCGGCCATAACAACAAACTTCTTGATATGCCCTTGTTTAACAGCATCTACAACTTTGTCAGCGAGGGATAGCACAGCATTATGGGCAAATCCACCTACTATCTCACCATTTTCAAGTTCTTTTGGAGCACTGCATTTTTTAGCATGCTCAATAATTTGGCTGTAATCTTTTTGCTTGCCATCAGAAGATTCTGGTATATGAGTTAGCCCTTCAAACCCAGTCACTCCTGTGGTATATACTCTATCTTTGTAAGAATCTTTTGGTGGTATTAGACAGTTAGTTGTCATTAATATAGGTCCGCCAAAAGCTTCAAATTCTTTGTCCTGATTTGGCCAGGCGCTTCCATAGTTTCCTACAAAGTGATCATATTTTTTGAATGCAGGGTAGTAGTGAGCTGGCAGCATTTCGCCGTGAGTGTATACATCTACCCCTTGACCTTTTGTTTGTTCAAGTAGTTCCTCTAAGTCTTTAAGGTCGTGACCACTTACCAAAATACCAGGTTTGTCCCCTACACCAGTTTTAACTTTGCTAATCTCTGGATTTCCGTAAGTTTCTGTATTGGCTTTGTCAAGTAGTGACATTACGTCTACTCCATATTTTCCGCACTCAAGGACAAGATTTGTTAAATCATCACCACTTAGACTATCATCAAGAGTTTTGGCAAGAGCCTCTTGCATGAATTTATGGATATTATCATCACTGTAGCCTAAATTTTCTGCATGATAACCATATGCTGCTATTCCTTTAAGGCCATAAGTTAATAACTCTCTTAAAGAACGAACATCTTCATTTTCTGTAGCCAAAACACCTACTTCTTTACCTTTTTCATCAAACTCAGCTTCAGAGCCAGGGGACCAGTTAACTGCATCTTTAAGATCGCCGTCTAGACTGTTAATTGCATCGCTGTCTAGTTTACCTTTAAGTTTATCTCTTAGTTTGATGGCTTCATTGATTTTATTAATAAAACTTTCTCTATCGAAATTTGTGTTGGTTAGAGTGGCAAATAGCCCTTCCATAATAAAGTTGTCTACTTCTTTGTCAGATTCGCCTTTTTCTCTAAGGTTTGTGGTTACATAGGATAACCCCTTTAAAGTGTGTAGAAGTAAATCCTGTAGGTTAGCTACATCACTTGTTTTTCCACAGACTCCCTTTTTACTGCACCCTTCATTTTTGGCTGCTTCCTGACATTGATAACAAAACATTTCACTCATGATTATTTTCCTCCCTTTTCGTCTGAAATTATATTTCCTTCAATCCCTATCGTAACTTGACGATAAGGAATCTGAAGCCCTGATTCTTCATAAGCTCTGCTAGTCATATTGACTATACCTGCACAACATGGAACTTCCATTCTAAGAACGGTGATGCTTTGGATCTCATTTTCCTTGAAAATTTCTGTTACTTTTTCTAGATATTCATTTATATCATCTAGCTTTGGACACCCTATTAGAGTAATATGGTCTTTGATAAAGTCCTGGTGCATTGCTGCGTAAGCATAAGCCACACAGTCTGCAGCTATTAGTACATTAGCTCCTGCAAAGTAATCTGCATAAGGGTTAACTAACTTTAGCTGGATTGGCCACTGGTTAAGTTCGGATTCAAGTTCTATATTTGCACTAGATTCTTTTTTCTTTTCTTCTAAATTTTTCTTGTCGTTTTTTGCTTTATTAATTTGCGCTGCTCCTGGACAGCCAAAGCTTTCTGGTGGGGTTTTTCCTAAGTCGGCCATTCTTTCTTTTACAGCTTCCTCATCAAAAGGTTTTGCTTCGCGCTCGATAATTTCTATTGCGTCCTGTGGACATGCCGGAAGACAATCTCCTAGCCCGTCACAGTATTCGTCTTTTACAAGTTTTGCTTTGCCGTTTATAATCTCAATTGCCCCTTCATGACAAGCTTCTACACATAGTCCGCAGCCGTCACAGCGTTTTTCGTTTATTTCTACAATTTTTCTTTTCATTTTGAAAACCCTTTCTTTAAGTTTTTTGTTGATTTCTTGATTAAAGTATATTAGATTGAAGATAAGTTTTCTGTAACAAATGTTACAAAAGCCAAAAAAATTAAATTTTAGATTATTAATTTTTTTGTAAGGGCTTAGCCTATCATACCAACCCTCATAGAATTTGTAAGCAGTACAAATCAAAAGTTCGCTTATGGTATGTAGGCAAACAATAGCACAATCTAATTTTTTAATTACGAACAGACAGGGGGAGAGAAGATGCTTTCGACTAATGATATGAGGGCTTTGCAAAAGTGTAGGCTTTTTAAGAAAAAATGCCAGGAAGGACTAGAAGGCCTGCTAAATAGAATAAATGTAAAAATTAACTGGTATGATAAGAATGAATTGATAGTTACTGAAGGGGACAGGGCAGATTATTTAGGGATAGTACTCGAAGGTAGCGTAGAAGTAAAAAAGATATTTCCAAGCGGGAAAAGTATTTCAATGGCAAGGCTAAGTGTGGGTGAAACATTTGGAGAAGCTGTGCTTTTTTCTGCTGAGAATGTTTATCCTGCTACTATTATTTCGCCTATCAAAACAAAAGTAATGTTAATAAAAAAAGATCAATTAGAAAAGCTGATAACCTTAGACAGACATATTTCTATTACTTTTCTTGAAACTCTTTCTGATAGATTATTGCTGTTAAACAAAAAAATTCAAATATTATCATTAGATACATTAAGAAAAAAGATTGCAATGTATTTACTAGGTGAAAGTACTAGACAAGAATCAGAGTCTATAAAACTTCCATTTAGCAGAGAAATTTGGGCAGAGCACCTAGGGGTAGCAAGACCTTCTTTGTCCAGGGAGCTTACCCAGATGCAGGATGAAGGGTTGATAAATCTAGATAATAAGAAATGTATAGTAATAAGTGATATGGATGCGTTAGAAGAGGAAATACTAAAATGATTCAGGCTATATACCCAATGCTAGCTACTAACTAGGATTTGTAAAACCGTACAAATCAAAAGTTAGCTTATGGTATGTAGCCTGAATTGACAAGACACCCCTAATTGTATGGTAACGAACACTTTTAGTTCAACCTGCTTTGTGGTGAGTTATGTTAATAGTGTTACAAGGTTTCTTCATCTATCCAACCAAGAAACTCAGGATCCCCTTTGTCGATTTCCCATGTGACAACGCAAGGTACTGTATAAGAGTGTAGTTCATTTACCCTTTCAATTAGTTTTTCGACCAGAGCTGTTCTGGTTTTTCCTATCATTAAAACTTCATCTTCGCTTTTGGCCTTGTCTTCCCAGTAGAAAAATGATCTGATTCGTGGAAAGACGTTAACGCAGGCTACGAGCCTATCTTCAACTAATTGTTTTGAAATAGCTTCTGCTTCTTTCATTGTTTCTGCCGTTATGTAAAACATTGAGTGTTCCACCGCTATCCTCTCCTTTTACTTTTTTATTATTATACTATTAAATTAAGTGATCTTACAACTTTTGTATATCATTAGTATACCCTAATGTCAAGAAAGATAATTTTTTGTTGCTTAGTTAATTGTTTTGTTTGTAATTATATTATAGTATGTCGTATAATAGAAAATGTAGGTAATAATGTTTAGAGTTACCTTAGATGAAGGAGGCTTTTTTTATGGCTAAAAATCTGCGTTTAAATAAATGGATTACCTTATTTTTGACTGGTTTGTTTTTATTTTTGGCAATTAGTTCTGGGATGTTAGAGTCAAATAATCAAGCAAAAGGATCGGTGTCTGCTGCAGAAAGTGATAAAGAAGTGTATGTTGTACCTGTACATGGTACCATTGAACGTGGTCTTTATGCTTTTATGAGAAGGGCTTTTGAAGATGCTAACGAAGAAGGGGCAGATATGATACTACTTGATATTGATACTCCGGGTGGAACTTTAGATGCCGCTTTTGAAATAAAAGATTTAATTACCCAGGAAGAGCTTCGTGTGGTTGCCTATGTTAGTGGTAGAGCTATGTCAGCCGGAGCCTTTTTGGCACTTGCTTCAGATGAACTCTATATGCGGCGTGGGAGCAATATGGGAGCTGCTGAAGCAAGGGCAGGCGAGGAGATAGCAGATGAAAAAATTATGAGCGCCTGGGAAAGTGAAATGCGTAGCGTGGCAGAGATGAGGGGTAGAGATCCTGAAATAGCTGCAGCTATGGTACGTCAGGAAATGGAGATAGAAGGCCTAGTGGAAAGTGGAAGGCTGCTGACATTATCATCAGCCCAAGCTTTAGAACACGAAATGGCTGATGGTGAAGTAGCTAACCAGGAAGAGTTATTTGAAATGCTTGGTTTTGAAGGTGCTGAAGTTACAGAGTATCCTATGGAATGGGCTGAGAGGCTTGCTCGTTTTCTTACTTCGCCGGTTGTAGCTTCAATTTTAATGAGTATTGGCATGGCAGGTATTATTATAGAGCTGACTAGCTCTGGGTTTGGGATAGCTGGTGCTGTTGGTCTTTTGTCTTTTGCACTTTTTTTTGGTGGGCATATTTTTGCCGGTCTTGCTGGTTATGAGGTATTATTGTTTTTCGCTTTAGGAATAATACTTTTATTGATAGAAGCTTTGGCTGCAGGTTTTGGTGTATTTGGTTTACTTGGCTTAGTGTCAAGTGGTTTTGCTATAGTATTATCTGCTGAA
The Natranaerofaba carboxydovora genome window above contains:
- the cutA gene encoding divalent-cation tolerance protein CutA → MFYITAETMKEAEAISKQLVEDRLVACVNVFPRIRSFFYWEDKAKSEDEVLMIGKTRTALVEKLIERVNELHSYTVPCVVTWEIDKGDPEFLGWIDEETL
- a CDS encoding Crp/Fnr family transcriptional regulator; amino-acid sequence: MLSTNDMRALQKCRLFKKKCQEGLEGLLNRINVKINWYDKNELIVTEGDRADYLGIVLEGSVEVKKIFPSGKSISMARLSVGETFGEAVLFSAENVYPATIISPIKTKVMLIKKDQLEKLITLDRHISITFLETLSDRLLLLNKKIQILSLDTLRKKIAMYLLGESTRQESESIKLPFSREIWAEHLGVARPSLSRELTQMQDEGLINLDNKKCIVISDMDALEEEILK
- the hcp gene encoding hydroxylamine reductase, with the protein product MSEMFCYQCQEAAKNEGCSKKGVCGKTSDVANLQDLLLHTLKGLSYVTTNLREKGESDKEVDNFIMEGLFATLTNTNFDRESFINKINEAIKLRDKLKGKLDSDAINSLDGDLKDAVNWSPGSEAEFDEKGKEVGVLATENEDVRSLRELLTYGLKGIAAYGYHAENLGYSDDNIHKFMQEALAKTLDDSLSGDDLTNLVLECGKYGVDVMSLLDKANTETYGNPEISKVKTGVGDKPGILVSGHDLKDLEELLEQTKGQGVDVYTHGEMLPAHYYPAFKKYDHFVGNYGSAWPNQDKEFEAFGGPILMTTNCLIPPKDSYKDRVYTTGVTGFEGLTHIPESSDGKQKDYSQIIEHAKKCSAPKELENGEIVGGFAHNAVLSLADKVVDAVKQGHIKKFVVMAGCDGRHNSRDYYTDFAKSLPEDTVILTAGCAKYRYNKLDLGDIGGIPRVLDAGQCNDSYSLAVIALKLKEVFDLEDINQLPIVYNIAWYEQKACLVLLALLHLGVKNIHLGPTLPAFLSPNVANVLVENFGIGGVSTVEEDIEKMIK
- a CDS encoding ATP-binding protein; this translates as MKRKIVEINEKRCDGCGLCVEACHEGAIEIINGKAKLVKDEYCDGLGDCLPACPQDAIEIIEREAKPFDEEAVKERMADLGKTPPESFGCPGAAQINKAKNDKKNLEEKKKESSANIELESELNQWPIQLKLVNPYADYFAGANVLIAADCVAYAYAAMHQDFIKDHITLIGCPKLDDINEYLEKVTEIFKENEIQSITVLRMEVPCCAGIVNMTSRAYEESGLQIPYRQVTIGIEGNIISDEKGGK
- a CDS encoding NfeD family protein, whose translation is MAKNLRLNKWITLFLTGLFLFLAISSGMLESNNQAKGSVSAAESDKEVYVVPVHGTIERGLYAFMRRAFEDANEEGADMILLDIDTPGGTLDAAFEIKDLITQEELRVVAYVSGRAMSAGAFLALASDELYMRRGSNMGAAEARAGEEIADEKIMSAWESEMRSVAEMRGRDPEIAAAMVRQEMEIEGLVESGRLLTLSSAQALEHEMADGEVANQEELFEMLGFEGAEVTEYPMEWAERLARFLTSPVVASILMSIGMAGIIIELTSSGFGIAGAVGLLSFALFFGGHIFAGLAGYEVLLFFALGIILLLIEALAAGFGVFGLLGLVSSGFAIVLSAESTEQGLMILLYSILGTIVVLVVAFRFIVRSKFLDRIILKHTEDKDQGYVGTNVTYKDFLNKEGVTETPLRPAGTAIIEGDRVDVVSEGGYIPGQSKIKVVKVEGSRIVVRKIDDPGE